The DNA segment TATGAAGACCGAAGTCGCGACAAAAATTAAACTTAACCACAAAGCTATAAACTTCTGAGCCTGTTTTATCAATGTTATTCCTCCTCTATTCCTTTTTGTCTTTTGCGATGCAAAGGTTTGCACAGATGACAAAACTTCAACCTTCAAATTTTCTACCCATAAGCGACAAACTCCCTATATCCCGTCTTTCACTCTTTTCTATGCAATCGTTTGAATTTTAAACCTCAGAAAATCCTCCTCCCTTAAAGAAGTCAACTCCCCAAAAATACTCATTGGTTGTAAGTGCTTTCATAATGACAAATTCTTCTTATGTTTATTTTTGGAAGCTATTGTGTTGGATTGTACCAGATCGACCGCTAACTACACAAGCCCTTTTTGAGAAATAATTTTAATTATTAATAAACTCAGTTATATCTCAGGCTTGTTTCTCATTCGTGAAAGGGAAATGTTTAAAATCGATAGAGGTGGTTAATAGTAAACAGACAGCCTAATCAAAGATTGAGGTGATAAGAATGGGTTTCTTATGGTCATTAATTATCGGTGGTGTGATTGGCTGGCTAGCAGGACTGGTTATGGGCAGGGACATTCCCGGTGGAATTATCGGGAACATTATTGCTGGCTTTATCGGAGCTTGGCTCGGCAGTCTCATTCTTGGAAACTGGGGGCCTGTTATCGGTAACTTCTACTTCGTTCCCGCACTAATCGGGGCTATCCTTCTTGTGTTCATCGTCAGCCTGATTATGGGTTCTATGCAGCGCAACCGATAATAAATAATTGCTAAGGAAAGAATAAATTAGTACAAGGGCGACCGGGTATTCCGGCCGTCCTTGTCTAAGTGATCCTTCTATTCTTGTAATGCTAACCGGCCTCCTCCCGATATTCAGACGGGGTTTTCCCCGTTATCTTTTTGAATACCTGACTGAAATACCTGGGATCCTGATATCCAACAAGCGGAGCTACTTGATAGACCTTCACATTCGTATTTTGCAAGATGAATTTGGCCTTTTCGATACGGCACTTCGTCAAATATTCCAAAAAAGTATACCCTGTTTCTTGCTTAAATAGCATACAGAAGTGGCTTATACTTAGTTCGGCTATTTCGCAGACCTCTTCAATGCTGAGATCCTTGTGATAGTTGTGAGTGATGTACGAGGTTGCCTTTCCAATAACAGCCTGAACATCTCCACGCGAGTAATTCTCCTTGTTCTGCAAAATCCACTGACCGAAACAATCCTTCAATACGGCGATCATTTCACTTAAAGTCGGCAGGGAGTAAATCTCCTGCAGCAAGCCTTCCAGAGACCACTCCAGCATCATATTCATGCCTTCGAATTGACGATACAGGACGATCGTCAGCTCGATAATCATTCGCTCCGCCTGCTCCTTGGTCAAAGCCTTTTCCTCGAAATAGCTCTTCATTTCATCAAATAGGTTCAGCAGCTGCTGACGATCTAACTTGCGAGCGCATTCCAGTAGCGATTCTTCTATCAGCTTAGGATATCTAGCTTCCGTAGCTTCCGTAGTATGAGCTGCCTTTTCGCGTTCCGAATAGACATAAACTCCTTCCTCACCGAAATAAAATCGCTGATACAAGGCTTGGGCCGCGTTCTGATAAGCTTCATTTAAACGATTAATGCCGATCATGCTCCCACTAAAACCAGCTGAACAAGACAACTTCGTATTTGCTTTGATTTGGCTGATCAAATCATTGCCGAGACATACCTTTCTATCGCTAAGATGATCAGGGAACAGGATGACCCATTCGCCGCTATGAAAAGGAAACGTCGTAAGCCCCCCTTGATTCAGAGACCACTCGCTAACGATATTGCGTATCGCAAACAACCATAGGCGTTTATCCTCCATGCTCCACTGCTCATTCAGCTTCAAATAATGATCGAGCTGAACGACAGCCATAAAATACCC comes from the Paenibacillus lentus genome and includes:
- a CDS encoding GlsB/YeaQ/YmgE family stress response membrane protein, with the translated sequence MGFLWSLIIGGVIGWLAGLVMGRDIPGGIIGNIIAGFIGAWLGSLILGNWGPVIGNFYFVPALIGAILLVFIVSLIMGSMQRNR
- a CDS encoding response regulator transcription factor, with product MGATEEKYRVILVDDEPIILRSLKAAIPWEELYLEIAGEARNGEQALQLVRETAPHMIISDIRMPGKDGISLMKEVLAENSQRLFIFISGYGEFEYAREALREGAFDYLLKPIDHDELIEMIMRAKKHLNKQQENDKLLHSVQVLSLLARERLFAEFIDGNQSPLQHMRWLENSELEQGYFMAVVQLDHYLKLNEQWSMEDKRLWLFAIRNIVSEWSLNQGGLTTFPFHSGEWVILFPDHLSDRKVCLGNDLISQIKANTKLSCSAGFSGSMIGINRLNEAYQNAAQALYQRFYFGEEGVYVYSEREKAAHTTEATEARYPKLIEESLLECARKLDRQQLLNLFDEMKSYFEEKALTKEQAERMIIELTIVLYRQFEGMNMMLEWSLEGLLQEIYSLPTLSEMIAVLKDCFGQWILQNKENYSRGDVQAVIGKATSYITHNYHKDLSIEEVCEIAELSISHFCMLFKQETGYTFLEYLTKCRIEKAKFILQNTNVKVYQVAPLVGYQDPRYFSQVFKKITGKTPSEYREEAG